The segment ATTCTCACCATTAGCACTATCGTTTTAGTTGTTTATGCGATCGCTTGGGGAGATTGGACTGGATTTGCCCAAGAGTTTATGACGAACCGATTTGTGCATGGGATGACACTCGCAAATGGATTATTTTGCCTCCTATTTCCCTATCCGACGTTGCTAGAGGATGACATGGCACGACGCGGATTGACAGCGGATTCTCAGCTATCTCGGATTGCTTGGATTCCTCTATTGGGTGCGTTGGTTTACTTGTGCCTGCGTCCGCCAATGCTAGTTCATCGATCTCTGAGCCGCGACGCACTTTTGAAATAAAACATTGCAGCCAACGATTGAGGCAAGCTCCTCAACATCTGACTAACTCCAAGCAATACCAATGCGTACTCCACTTCCCAAGTTGTTACAGGTGTTTGACAAAGACTCTGCGGACAAAGGATATATGTGCAAAGTCTTTGTCCGCAGAGTCTTAAAATTGAGCACCGTTTCTAACTCCAAGGTTGGACGGAGAAAGAATCGGTTGAGCCTCAATGACTACAGTTGGTCTTCCTGGATCTGCTGCTCCTGGTAACTGACCAGGAAATGTTACATGCCTTCTAGCTTGCTGTTGGCATTCCCCATTGTCTGTACACCAATACGTAGGACTGCCATCCTTTGTACATTCAATGAAGTTGACTGACACTCTTTCACAGGTATATCCACCTTTCTTTAACTCGTCCATCTTCGTTCCACTTCCACCGTTGTTCGGCACAGCAAGTGAGGGCATAGCTAACCCAAGCGCCATCGGTAGAGCAAACAGTGCAAGTCCAGAGAGCAGATTCCTTGTGTTCATAGGGTTCTCCTTTTGTCTAGAGGCTGTACTAGTCCCTACGACTCTGTTTTTGATCTTATGCATCTCTCACTTCTATTTCTATCTCTCCTAAAACATCAACAATCTGTAGTTAGTTCTCTAGAGCAGATTTAGGACAGTTCTGAGCAGTCAGTGAGATGAGAGGTGAATGATGGAAGAATGCACTCGACACTTGCTTGGGCATTGATGCTGGCCGCGATCGCAATTGGTGTGATTGGTTGAATCACTTAGCACTGCATCCGCGCACTTGTAAAATATTTTTTGCAACCTAAAATCGATGGATGACCTGGGACTCGAACCCAGAACCAGCGGATTAAGAGTCAGCAAATAAAAATGCCTGTATCGCTTTGATACAGGCAGAAAATCAATAAATATAAGGCTTCTGGCTCTGAGCAAATGTACCAATAAATTGCGAAACACACCAAAAAACCGCCACAATTTAGGGAAGATTTAGGGAGGCGGCAGAGGTCGATCACTTCTCTGCATTGCCAGGTCATAAGCCCGTTGATGTACCTCATCAGAAATCCAGTGATGATAGGTGTTGCAGTGGATTTGATAGCTATGTCCCATCTGCACAGCTGCAAGCTCCACGGGTAGAAAGTCGATCGACCGCACTGCCCAACAATGACGCAAATTGTAAGGATTGCGAAAGCCGTAACGCTTAAATGCTTGCGTTACCCGATGCCCTAATTCTCGATTGTTCCGTCCTGTTACCTGTGGCAATAACGAGACATCCCACAAGCGCCACTTGTCCCACCATTCTGGGTAGAGTGCCCAGACCCTTCTTGCACCGGTCTTACCGCCTCCGTGGGTGTCTTCGATCAAGTGCAGAACCGGACCATCGCGCAGTTTTTCTAGGTCAATATGAAATAGTTCGTGATTCCGCAACCCATAGCAAGCCATCAGTCCGAATGCGAACTGCCATTGCTCATTTGAAATACGATCGCGCCATTGGCTAATTTCAATATCAGACGGCAAATCACGCGGTGTCAGTTTTTTGGCTGAATAGTTCCCCCGCAACGACTTCACATCCAGATCCACCGATGCCAACTTAGCTAGCGCACCCAGAACCATGCAGTAGCGCTGCCGATTGCGACTATCTGGCTCTGTCTTCAAAATGTGCGATCGCAATAATTCCGGTGTTAGCGGCTCATTCAGTGGTAGCTGTCGAAACACTTGTGCGTATTCAGTCTGCCAAGTGGTTTCAGACTTGGGTGTGCGCTTCCGTTTGCTGAAGTAATCAGCCTCAAACTGCTCGATCCACTTGCTAACGGTATCTGATTGTGATTTGGGGCTGTCTATCCAATCAAGCCAATTAAACGCTTTATCCGCCAGTTGTGCGCCTGCTTTTCTGGCTTCAATTTCTGCCCGCTTATAGCCTGCTGGATTGGCGTAGATACCCAACGATATATCACGTTGCTTCCATTCCGTCTCGCCTGACTTAGGTGGGAACGTACCGCGCAAATAGAGCCGATCGCCCTTCTGCCGAATGGTTACGCCGATCTTGCCTGCCTTGAGACGGGCATTTATTTGGTCAAGTAGCATTTTCTCTTTTCTGGCGGAGTGTTCAAAAGTTCCTCGCAGCGTTCCACATGAAACTGAAGGGTCGGACGCTTTGAGCCAATTGGAGAGATGTCGCGGAAATGATGCCCATGCTTAAACATTCCTGACCTGTACAATTCTCTCAGCTTCTCGGCAGGTAGGTCTAGCGCGATCGCGGCTTCGTTCGTCAAATACCAGGTCTTCATCATTCAATGTTTCATGAAATTAGTTAAGAGTTGGGTTAGGGCGGGCTATTACCGCCCTAAGAGTTGATGGATTAACGCCCAGTGCTTATTGAGAGCCGTTCAGGTTCGCACTCCGAAAGAGCCGTTAGGTTGCCCGTAGGATCTTTCACTACTAAACCGTCAGCAGCCCGAACAATCTCTTTCACGCGGATTATTGCCTTTGTCCGTTTATGAACGACGCAGCAACCAGCTTGCGCCCAACTGGGAATACGTTCATTAAGTGGAGCTTCAACTTCTTTCGCAGGAGTTGGTTCGGCTTGCTCAACAGGGGAATCTACTTGCTCTACGGAGTTAAAAGCCAGTCCCTTAATTCCTTTTTGGCGATGTCCAACGTCAACCAGTTTGCATTGAGGGAAAAGCTTCGAGAGCCTATTCCAAATCTGATTCGCGCCTTTGACATAGGAATCTCCAGGGCGCACATCTTCAGCCCAGATGCGACTCCCATTCCCATCAATCCTCAAAGTCTCGGTATCGATGTAAAACTGCTCAAGTTTTTCCCAGATTTCCTTAATTGGAACAATGGAGCCGCGATCTGGGGTTAATCCCGTTTCTTTCGCAAACTCAAACAGATGCGAATTGTGGATTCTAATTTCCTGCATCGCTTCGTCACAGCAAGAATAGTTGATGCCGTTCAGCAAAAGATCTTGAAATGCCGCAACCATCCGGTTCAGGAAAGCTGACAAAACGTTGTTTCTGAGAAAGTCTCGATCGTATTTGAACCGTGGATCTGCTTGAATTTCGCCTTTTGCGGGATCTGGGTTTGTTGCAAAAGTTTTATCGAAAGCAATTACGGCAAGCCTGCTATCGATAGCGTTCATACCTGCCTTGAGTGTGGGAATGTCGTTCAAATTAAATAAGAACACTGCTTTAGGATTGAACGGCTTTTCGTCAATTCCTTTCAGCTCAAAGACCAACTCTTCGCCTGTGATCGCCGTTTTAAGGCTTGGCAAATCATCTAGACTCACACCTTTACGGTTCTCTGATGCCCAGTTAATTCGAGAAGTCGCCAACTTTGCAAGAGGAAATTTTCTTCCAAAGTCGTACTGCTGAAAATCCTCCAAACTTGCTGACGTTAATCCGGTTCCACCAAAAACAGCGCTTACAGCTTCTCTGATCGTGTCCTTGCCGTTAGATCCAACTCCAATCGTCAGAAGTGCTTTGATGTTTCTGCCGTGGAACTTCCGAACCGTTTTAAGATCCATTGAAGCCGAAATCACCTTCATTAAAACGTTTTGTTGTGGCTGTTCCAATGCAGCCATCATGCGATCGCAGTCTTCAGAAGATGCCGATGGATCGTATGTTGCTTGTGGCTCATAGAGGTAGTAGAGGTCTGGAGTATGCGGAATCAATTTGAATTCCGCAACATTGCCGCGCTCACCTGTGTAGTTGATTTGCAAGACTCCATTTGTGCAGTTCAACCCACTCGGATTACAGTCCTCAAACGGAACTGCAAATTGAATCTTGACCCAATCCAAA is part of the Leptolyngbya boryana PCC 6306 genome and harbors:
- a CDS encoding site-specific integrase yields the protein MLLDQINARLKAGKIGVTIRQKGDRLYLRGTFPPKSGETEWKQRDISLGIYANPAGYKRAEIEARKAGAQLADKAFNWLDWIDSPKSQSDTVSKWIEQFEADYFSKRKRTPKSETTWQTEYAQVFRQLPLNEPLTPELLRSHILKTEPDSRNRQRYCMVLGALAKLASVDLDVKSLRGNYSAKKLTPRDLPSDIEISQWRDRISNEQWQFAFGLMACYGLRNHELFHIDLEKLRDGPVLHLIEDTHGGGKTGARRVWALYPEWWDKWRLWDVSLLPQVTGRNNRELGHRVTQAFKRYGFRNPYNLRHCWAVRSIDFLPVELAAVQMGHSYQIHCNTYHHWISDEVHQRAYDLAMQRSDRPLPPP